The window TCCGGCGTGGCATCCGCCGGAAGTATCGCATTCGCCGGATCGCCGGGAAGCAGCCGCAGCAGGATAAAGATCACCAACAGTGCAATGACGAACGAGACAAGCAGAAAAAAGAACCGGTGCAGCAGATATCTTGTCAATTAGTCTTTACAATGTTGTAAGCGTAAAACTGGGAATTAAGCCCATTAATGGGATACCCTGAAACATTGGAAGCGCTGATCACGATCTGCGGGTAGAGGTAGAGCCAGACGCTGGCAGCCTCCCGGGCGATAGTTCTGTTGACCTCAAGCAGTTTTTGGGTCTGTTCTTCCGGAGTGTTTACCTGTTCCGATTCGGACACCAGCCGCACTACCTCAGGGTTGCTGTATCCCCAATAAAAGTCGGGATTCCCATACCATACAACATCACGATCATTCACGTGCTCCTGCAGTGTGGCTGCGAAATTCCGCTCCTTATATACCTTTGTGTACCACTCGTCCGCAGAAATGGAATTAATATTCACCGTAATCCCAACGGCGGCAAGTTCGCTCTTTAAGAATTCCGCTACCGTGGGGTGAGGATCATAAGTTGGAGTATCCAGGGTAAAAGCAAATCCATTGGGATAGCCTCCGGAAGCAAGCAGCTGTTTCGCCAGATTGATATCGTAGGGATTGGCGTTCACCAAAGATGCATCGTACCAGGGATCAGTCGGAGGCACCATGGAACCGATAAGGGAGCCATAATTCCCCCAAATTGAACTGAGCAGTTTTTGCCGGTTAACGGCGGAATAAATAGCCTTGCGGACATTTGCGTTATTAAAGGGAGGATTGCGATCATTAAAGGCAAGCAGTTCCTTTGTGGTGGAGGCGCCGTTATTGATCACATACTTGCGGTTGTTTTCAAACTGGGCTATCCCATCGGGGCTTTGAACCGCAGTAATGATATCAATCTGTCCACTTAAAAGGGCGTTGCTCAGGGCGCTGGCATCGGTAAAGTAATTGAATACAACCCCGGCATTTTTCGCCGGCGTACCCCAATACCCGTCCCACTTCTTGATGCTTAAGGAACTGCCCCGGGTCCACCGATCCAGGACATAAGGGCCGGTACCATCCTCAGAAGTTTTAAAATCCCTCCCGTCAATATTAAGTATCCATAAATAGGCAAGATTATAGAGGAAGGAAATAGAGGGGGTGTTAAGGGTAAAAACCACGGTCTTTGCATCAGGAGTTGCAACACTTTTTACAATCCTGAAGCTGGATATCCGGGCCGAGAGGGAACCCGGTGCGACAGCCCGTTCAAAGCTGGCCTTAACATCGGCTGAGCTTAAGGCTTTTCCTGAATGAAACCGCACCCCGTCCCGAAGGGTAATGGTGTAGGTAAGTCCATCAGCGCTTTTGGTATAGTTAACTGCTAACAGGTTTTCGACTTTTCCCTCATCAGTCAGTTTAAAAAGGCCTTCGTACACATTGCCATTAAACGCTTCCGTAACCCCCTGGCCGCCCCCTTCAGTACTGGATAAATTGGTAGGTTCGTAGAGGGAACCGATATTGATAATTACCGAAGCCGGGATTGCCCCGGATTGGTCATTCTGTGCCCTGGCATACAGATTCTGCCCGGCAAATACCGCCAAAGCCAAAACTGCTGCAAGCCCCTGTAACTTAAAATACTTCATGTTGAACTCCTTATATCATAGTAATCCGATAGGAATAAAATAGTCAAGCGGAAGATATACCAAAGAAGGATAAAAAACCTGGAAATTAAAATCAGGAACAGACCCCGATGTTTTCATTCATCTATAACCTCTCAATATCAATAATTTTTTATCGATAATAAAATATCGATTTTTTCCTAAAAGTACTTTACAAAACTTTTTCTATTTGATATAAATTTATCGATTAGTGATTTGAAAGCGAATCCCTGGGTATTACTTTCAAATTATAAGTGTTTTGTTTATGATTGAAACAGGAGGTCAGCAATGGCTGAAACAAAAAAGTACGAGACGGTCAACAGTCCGGAGACGCTGGAAAAGGCTCTGGCGGGTATACGGGCGGCGCAGAAAATCTACGCTGCTTTTACCCAGGAGCAGGTGGACAGGATTTTCTTTGCTGCGGCCTGCGCTGCGGACCGGGCGCGGATCAAGCTGGCAAAGATGGCGGTGGAAGAAACCGGCATGGGCATTGTCGAAGACAAGGTGATTAAAAACCACTATGCGGCGGAATACATATACAATGCTTACAAAAACACCAAAACCTGCGGTATTATCGAAGAGGATGCGGCTTATGGAATCAAGAAGATTGCCGAACCCATTGGGCTTATAGCGGCGGTTATCCCCACTACCAATCCTACCTCCACAGCGATTTTCAAAACCCTCATCTGCCTTAAGACCCGCAATGGGATTATCATTTCCCCCCACCCCAGGGCAAAGGGCAGCACAAATGCGGCGGCCAGGATTGTGCTGGACGCGGCAGTCGCGGCGGGCGCCCCCGAGGGGCTTATACGCTGGATAGACGAGCCGAGCCTCGAAATGACCAATACGGTAATGAAAGAGGCGGATACCATCCTCGCCACCGGAGGGCCGGGCATGGTGAAGTCGGCCTATTCTTCGGGCAAGCCGGCTATCGGCGTTGGTTCAGGCAATGTCCCGGCTGTCATCGATTCAAGTGCCGATGTGATTTTGGCGGTTAATTCAATAATCCATTCCAAGACCTTTGACAACGGCATGATTTGCGCATCGGAACAATCGGTAATTGTGCTGGACGATGTGTATGACGCGGTGAAAAAAGAATTCCAGGCCCGGGGCTGCCATTTCCTCAGTGCGGCGGATACAGAAAAAGTGCGGAAGACCATTATCATTAATGGCGCGCTTAATGCCAAAATCGTAGGGCAGAAGGCCCACACTATAGCGGCTCTTGCAGGGGTGAAAGTCCCGGAAGCTACAAAAATAATTATCGGCGAAGTTAAAAGTGTTGATATCAGCGAGGAATTTGCCCACGAAAAACTTTCGCCTGTGCTGGGCATGTACAAGGCCAAGACATTCGGCGAAGCCCTGGACAAGGCTGAACAGCTTATCCGCGACGGCGGTTACGGCCATACCGCATCCCTTTACCTTAACACGGTTACCGATAAAGCCAAGATCGATGAATTTGCTTCCCGCATGAAGACCTGCCGCATCATTGTGAATACCCCGTCTTCCCACGGCGGTATCGGGGATCTGTACAACTTCAAGCTTGCGCCGTCCCTTACCCTGGGATGCGGTTCATGGGGCGGGAACTCGGTTTCCGAAAATGTGGGAGTAAAACACTTAATGAACATTAAAACTGTTGCTGAAAGGAGGGAGAACATGCTCTGGTTCAGGGCTCCTGAAAAGATCTATATAAAGAAAGGCTGCCTCCCGGTTGCCCTGGATGAACTTAAAAATGTGCTGGGCAAAAAACGGGTATATATCGTTACCGATAACTTCCTCTACAAAAACGGATACACCAAAGCCATCACCGGCAAGCTCGACGAAATGGGAATCGTCCACGAGACCTTCTTTGACGTGGAGCCTGACCCGACTCTGGCCTGCGCGAAGAAAGGCGCCGCCCTGATGACGGCATTCCAGCCTGACTGCATTATCGCCCTGGGCGGCGGTTCCGCCATGGACGCCGGCAAAATCATGTGGGTCCTCTACGAACACCCCGAAGCCGACTTCCAGGATATGGCCATGCGCTTTATCGACATACGCAAGCGTGTCTACACCTTCCCCAAAATGGGCGAAAAAGCCTACTTTATCGCGGTTCCTACTTCGGCGGGGACGGGCAGCGAAGTAACGCCTTTTGCGGTTATCACGGATGAAAAAATCGGCATGAAGTACCCTCTGGCGGATTATGAACTCATGCCGGATATGGCAATTGTAGATGCGGACTTGATGATGAACGCGCCCAAGGGGCTCACCAGCGCATCGGGAATCGACGCGCTCACCCACGACCTGGAGGCTTATGCTTCCATGCTTGCCACGGATTATACCGACGGGCTGGCCCTCAGGTCCATGCAGATGATCTTCAAATATCTGCCCGCGGCGTACAATAATGGCGCCAACGATGCTATTGCCCGTGAAAAGATGGCTAACGCTGCAACCATGGCGGGTATGGCTTTTGCCAACGCATTCCTCGGCGTGTGCCATTCCATGGCGCATAAGCTCGGGGCTTTTCATCATCTTCCCCACGGTATTGCAAATGCCCTTTTGATAAACGAGGTGCTGCGCTTTAACGCTGTGGAAGTACCGCCCAAGATGGGGACTTTTTCCCAGTACGATCACCCCCATACCCTGGCCCGCTATGTTGAGATCGCCGACTTCCTTGGCCTTAAAGGAAAAACTGATGGGGAAAAACTTGACAGTCTTATTGCGGCAATTGATAAGCTTAAATCCGCGATAGGAATCAAAAAGACAATTAAGGATTACAACATCGACGAAAAAGATTTTCTTGCCCGCCTGGACGAAATGAGCGAGCAGGCTTTTGACGATCAATGCACTGGCGCTAACCCGCGCTATCCTTTAATTGCAGAAATCAGGCAGATGTACCTTAACGCCTATTACGGGAAAGGGGAGAAAGCATGAAACTTGAAAAAATAATCGCTGTCAGGACCGACAAAACCATCTACCTTGACGGGAACAAGGTTGTCAAAGTGATGGGCCCTTCGTACCCTGCATCGGATGTACTGTCCGAAGCGCTGAACCTGGCTTGTGTGAACGAGACACCCTTAAAAACGCCAAAGCTTCTTGAAGTGACCCAGGTTGACGGGAAGTGGGCCATCGTGTGGGAGTACATCAAAGGCAAAACCCTTGCGGAAATCATGGATAAGGACAAGGCAAATTTCGAAAAAAATATGAGCCGCTTTGTGGACATTCAGCTGGAAATGCACAGGTACAAAACCACGCGGCTGCCTCTTTTGACAGAAAAACTGCAGCGCAAGATAGGCGCCTGCGGCCTTGACGCTTCCTCCCGCTATGAATTGAGCACCAGGCTTGCAAGCCTGCCCAAGCACACAAAACTGTGCCACGGCGACTTTAACCCCAGCAATATCATCATCACCGATAAAGACGAAGCCTATATCATCGACTGGTCACATGCTACCCAGGGGAACGCCTCCGCAGATGCGGCTCAGACCTATCTCCTGTTCTGGCTTTCGGGAAACATTGATGCCGCCGGCGCATACCTGGAAAAATTCTGCAAAAAAAGCGATACCGCAAAACAGTACGTGCAGAAGTGGGTGTCCATTATTTCGGCTTCCCAGTTGGTGAAAGCAAAGCCCGCAGAAAAAGAATTTTTGCTCCATTGGGCAAATGTCGTAGAATACGAGTAATTGAGGTGTTAAAATGAAAATAACCGTTTGCATCGGAAGTTCCTGCCACCTAAAAGGTTCGCGGCAGGTGGTTGAGGGAGTGCAATCCCTCATTGCAAAACATGACCTGAAGAACAAGGTTGAATTGGGCGGTGTATTCTGCATGGGCAAATGCGACACCGGTGTTTCCGTTACGGTGGACAAAGCCTATCATTCGGTGCAGCCCGAAAATGTCGAGGCATTTTTTAAAGAAGCTGTCCTGAAAAAACTTGCATAATACATAGCCGGGGGCAGCAGATGACTGAGTATTTAAATTTAAAAGCGGCGGATTGCAAAAATTGCTATAAGTGCATCAGGCATTGTCCGGTAAAGGCCATTCAATTTACCGGCAATTCGGCGCAGATTATACCGGAAGAATGCATACTTTGCGGCCGCTGCTTTGTGGTATGCCCCCAGAACGCCAAAGAAATCCGGAACGATGTGAGTATTGCCGAGGCCCTTATTGGAAGCGGGGCCCCGGTATACGCAAGCCTGGCGCCCTCGTTTGCAGCCAATTATACTGACGAGTCCAGCCACGCCCTCTCCATTGAACAGATGGAAACAGCCCTAAAGGAATTGGGTTTTGCGGGGGCTGAAGAAACTGCCCTTGGCGCGGCCATTATCAAACGTCAATACGATGAAATGGTCAAGCGGGAGGACAAGAACATCGTTATTTCTACCTGCTGCCATTCGGTAAATCTTTTGGTGCAAAAATACTACCCTGAGGCACTGCCCTATATTGCGCCTCTTCTTTCGCCCATGCAGGCCCACAGTGTGGATCTTAAGCGCCGTTATCCTGGGGCAAAAACAATTTTTATCGGGCCCTGCATTTCCAAAAAGGATGAAGCTGACCGTTATGGCGGTATTGTGGACTGTGTGCTTACTTTTGCCGAGTTATCCCAATGGTTTAAGCAGAAACGCATTGATATTGGCAAATGCGCTCCCAGGAACACAGAAAGCCCGGTTACGCACACCCTTACCCGGCTTTTCCCGGTAACAGGCGGCATACTGCGTACCATGGCGAAAGAAAACCCCCAATACACGTACCTTGCAATAGATGGTGTGACCAATATACAAAGAGCCCTTGAAGACATTATTAAAGGCAAATTGGACAAGTGCTTTATCGAAATGTCCGCCTGTACCGGAAGCTGTATCGGCGGTCCTTCCATGCAGAATGTGGCTGCCACCAACGGGATTCAGCGCAATACCGCGCCTGTACGCGATTATATCGCCATTAATGCCTATGCAGGCAGCGAAGACGATCCGGTATTTGCATATGACACTAAAACGCTCTCGAAAAGCTTCCCTTCGCTTGCGGTACGAAAAGTGCATTTGGGGCAAAACGCCATTGATGAAGTACTGCGGAAAATCGGTAAAACAAAGCCCGAGCACGAATTAAACTGCGGCTGCTGCGGGTACAATACCTGCCGCGACAAGGCTCTTGCGGTGCTCGAAGGGAAAGCAAACCTTACCATGTGCCTGCCCTACCTCATCGAGAAGGCAAACTCATTTTCCGACGATATCATTAAAAATACGCCCAATGCCATAATAGTACTGAACGAAAGTTTTGAAGTGCAGCAGATAAATAACGCTGCCTGCAAAATGCTCCACATCAACGAGCATGATATACTTGGCGATCAGGTTGTTCGCCTCCTTGATCCTATCCCGTTCATCGAAGTGAAAGACGAAGAAGAAAACCGCTACAACCAGCGCACCTATCTTGCCGATTATAAAAAGCATGTGGAGCAGACCATAATTTATGATAAAAGCTACCATATTATCATCTGTATTATGAGGGATATTACCGAGGCAGCGGATAAAAAAGAAGAAAAAACCAGGTTCAATCAGGAGACTATCGCCATTGCCGATAAAGTGATAGAAAAACAAATGCGCACAGTCCAGGAAATCGCATCCCTGTTGGGCGAAACTACAGCGGAAACAAAAATAGCCCTGACCAAGCTGAAAGAAGGCTTGTCAGGTGAATGAGGCAATGTATGGCACATTACAATAACAACGCCGTCCTCATAAAGCGTCAGCTTTTGGTTTCTATAATCAAATTGCTGCTTGAAGATAAACTGGAAGATGAGGTTGATCGTATTCCCTATGAGATGACCAAGGGAGCGGATTACGAATCCATCCGCTGCTGCGTATACCACGACCGCAGCATTTTAAAAACCCGCATTTTGGCGCGGCTTGGTTTTTCCATCGAGGATTATATTGAAGACGGAAGCTCCCTTGTTCCCCAGGTCCGAAAGGCGCTAAAACGCAAAAAAATCGAAGGGCCTATACTCACGGTTTTGGATGAGGCCTGCAATGCCTGCATTAAAACCCAGTACCTCATAACTGACGCCTGCCAGGGTTGCCTGGCGAGGCCGTGTACTATGAACTGCCCCAAAAAGGCTATTTCTTTTAGCCGGAACAGGGCGGATATTGACAAGGCAAAGTGCATTAACTGCGGCATTTGCCTTCAAGCCTGTCCGTATCACGCGATTATCAAAATTCCGGTCCCTTGCGAAGAAGCATGCCCTGTGGACGCTATTGCCAAAGATAATGACGGCAAAGAACGGATCGACTTTACCAAATGTGTTTTTTGCGGGAATTGCATACGCACTTGCCCCTTTGGCGCCATGATGGATAAATCGCAAATTGTGGACGTGATAAATGCAATGAAATCAGGGAAAAAACTATCCGCCATGATTGCCCCCGCAATAGCAGGGCAGTTCCGCGCTACCCTCGAAAAACTTGTAGGCGCCCTTAAGCAGGCAGGTTTTGACGAAGTCTACGAAGTTGCCCTGGGCGCTGATATAACAGCCCGGAAGGAGGCGGAAGAATTCGCCGAGCGTATGGAAAGGGACGAATCCTTTATGACCACCAGCTGCTGCCCTTCGTATATTGAAATGGTAAAAAAGCATCTCCCTGATCTTAAAAGCCACGTTTCGAACACCCGCACTCCCATGCACTACACTGCGGAAATCGCCAAAAAAGATCATCCCGATTATGGGCGGGTTTTTATCGGCCCTTGCCTTGCAAAACGCAAAGAGGGCATTGATGATCCCCTGATTGATTATGTTCTGACTGCCGAAGAAATCGGCGCTCTTTTTACTGCCATGGATATTAATGTTATGGAAGCAGAGGATGGAATAGCTGCAGGGGGCAATGCGAGAAAGGAAGGCCGCAGTTTCCCCTGGTCCGGAGGGGTCGCGGAAGCGGTCAAGCTGAATCTGAAGGCTATTTCCCAATTTAAGTCAGTTCCTGCTTCCGGCAGGGGCAAGAACGATTCAAAGACAGTTTTGGTTGATGTAATGTCGTCTTTTGAGCCTGTCAGGATAGATGGTTTTACAAAAGAAGGCGTCCAAACCCTTAAAGACTGGTCGTTAGGGTATAATACAGGCACTATCCTTGAAGTAATGGCCTGCCCCGGAGGATGTATATCGGGCCCTATGGTTATCGCAAATCCGAAAATTGCATTGAACCAGGTGAAAAAACTTGCCGAAGAAGGCAGTCATGAATGAGCGAATTGACAATAGCTTAAACGAACTCTGTACTGACGTAGGATTTGTCAATGTAAACAAACACGGCGAGCAACTCTGCGGCGATCATGTCGAAGTGATCCCCGATGACAAACTTACCGTCATGGTTCTGGCTGACGGGCTTGGAAGCGGAGTAAAGGCGAATATCCTTTCGACATTGACCTCAAAAATAATTTCCACCATGATAGCCAATTCGCTCCCCATAGAAGAATGCGTTAACACTATTGCTTCTACATTACCCCTTTGCAAAGAAAGGCAAATAGCTTATTCAACCTTTACCATAGTGAGGATAAGCAATAACATGGAAGCTGAAATTATCCAGTACGACAATCCCTGGGTAATTCTTTTGCGGAACGGCAAGAATTTTGATTATCCCAAAACTGCGGAATTTGTTGCAGATAAGGGAGAAGCAATTTTCAGCAAGGGAGTTATCAACAAAAAAGTTATTTATAAAACCAAAATCCGCCTCCAGGAAAATGATACATTTATTGCCATGAGCGATGGGGCTATACACGCCGGCATTGGTAAAAGCCTCAATTTCGGCTGGCAGCGGGATGACATCATTAAATACATGGAAGAAATTTACCAGAGCGATTATTCTGCAAAAACTACCAGTTCTTTGCTTTTAAGCAAGTGTGTTGAGCTTTATGGCGGCGAACCCGGGGATGATACTACAATAAGCACCGTAAAGATACGCCGCCGCAGGCCCATCAATTTGTTGATCGGCCCTCCCGCGAATCCCCAGGATGTTATGAAAATGATGGCCCTCTTTTTTGCCAAAGAAGGGAAGCACATTGTCTGCGGCGGCACTACTTCAACTCTGGCAGCGGAATTCCTGCGCAAGTCTTTGAATACCGGCCTTCCCAATTATGTTGATCCTGACATTCCGCCTACTGCCGCCATTGACGGGGTTGATCTTGTAACCGAAGGTGTCATCACCATGAGCCGGGTGCTCGAATATGCCAGGGACTATCTAAAAGACAATGATGATTATTTTCACTGGAAAACAAGCGAAGACGGAGCATCCCAAATCGCGCAATTGCTGTTTGAAGAAGCCACGGATATTAATTTTTATGTAGGCCGGGCAATGAATGCTGCCCATCAGAATCCGGATTTGCCTATAGGCTTTAGCATCAAAATGCATATAATTGATGAACTCTCAACTTGTTTAAAAGCAATGGGAAAACAGATTAAGGTTAGTTACTTTTAAAGGAAACGATGATGGTAGAATTATGTGTATGTATAGGCAGCTCCTGCCATATCAAGGGTTCTTTTGGGGTGATACAGGCTTTTAAGCAGCATATTGAAGAAAAAAGCCTCCAGGACAAAATCAACTTTAAATCAAGTTTCTGCATGAAACAGTGCAGCAATGCGGGAGTGGCGGTATCAGTGGACAATGTTATCCATCAGGTAAGCCCGGACAAAGCAGGGGAATTTTTTACCGCACAGGTAATGCCAAAGGTCTAGTGGTGAAACCGAGAGTACCCGCTGCCCCATCGGTACGAAGGCTGCCGTCTTATCTTCATGTTATTAACAACCTTCCCGTGGAAGGGGAATACATTTCAGGTACGTTTATAGCGGAAGAGCTTAATCTTGACTCCATCCAGGTGCGCAAGGATCTAGCCATCACCGGGGTCACAGGCAAGCCAAAAAAGGGCTACCGTATCGAGGCTTTGCGGGACGCAATAGAAAATTTCTTGGGCTGGGACAAGGGTTTCGATGCGGTGCTGGTAGGAGTCGGTAACCTTGGTTCGGCATTGATGGGGTACAGCGAACTTGTCCGTCACGGCCTTCACATTATTGCGGCTTTTGACAATAATCCCAGGATGGTAGGGAAGAGGGTGCATGGCATACCCATACTCAACACCAAAACCATGGATATCCAGCTTCGAACCCTCGGTGCCAAAATAGCTATCCTCTCTGTTCCTGCGGAAGCGGCCCAGGAAACAGCCGATGTTCTGATTCGGGCGGGCATCACGGGGCTTTGGAATTTTACAAACGTTAAGCTCAAAACGCCCGAGGGTATTATTGTTCAAAAAGAAGATATATCATCAGGGTATGCAATGCTTTGCGTTCGCATGAAGGAGTAAATCATGAACAGTATTCAGCTTAGTCAAACGAATCTTTCCAAATTGAATAAGGCTATCCATACACCTTCGTATGACCGGAATCAACGCTCGCCCGCAATAGTCCACCTTGGGCTGGGGCACTTTCACCGGGCCCACATGGCTTTCTTCCTGGATGCCCTGCTTAAAACAGGCATAACCAGGGCGGGCATTTTTGAGGTGAACCTTGTCCCGGACCGCCTTCCCATAGGGAAGATACTTAAGGAACAGGATTATCTCTATACCCTGCTCACGAAAAGCGGAGCCGGAAATCACAGCGAAGCTCCCAGCGGGAAGGAAGACGCTATAGTAATCGGCTCAATCTTGAGTTATGCCAATGCCTCGGATAGCCTTGCCGAAAAAAACAGGCTCATCGAAAAGGTTGCCTCCGGGGAAACAGCCCTTGTCAGCCTTACCATCACTGAGAAGGGCTATTGCTTTATCCCTGCCGATTTTACCCTTGACCTTAACCACCCTGCAATCAAGCACGATCTTGAACACCCCGAAGATCCCCAGTCTGCGGTCGGCTTCCTCGCTGCAGTCCTGAGCAAGCGTTCTGCCTCAAATAGGCAGCCCCTTACGATCATGTCCTGCGATAATTTCCCCTCAAACGGGGAAACCCTTAGCCGTCTTATCCGCACTTTTTGCGAGAAGGTGTATCCTTCCTGCATCTCCTGGATAGAAGAAAATGTCGCCTTCCCCTGTTCCATGGTTGACCGCATTACCCCCAATACCACCCCGGCCCACTCCAAAGAGCTGGAAGAAAAATTCGGCATCATTGACAATTGGCCTGTCTGCTCCGAAGATTTTATCCAATGGGTTTTGGAAGATAATTTTCTTCTGCCCCCCGGATCGGCCTTTAATCCAAAAGATTTTGCCAAGGTTGGCGTACAGCTCGTAAAGGATGTAGAGCCTTACGAACACATGAAGCAGCGCATCCTCAACGGAAGCCATTCAGCCCTTGCCTATACTTCCTATTTAATGGGCATCAGGAAAGTCGACGAAGCCATGGCTGACCCTCAAATTTTCAAATTTGTGCGCAGCCTATATATGGAAGAAGCCGGGGCAGCCCTTCCGCCCATAGAAGGCGTGGATCTTAAAGCGTATAAAGACACAACGGCAAACCGTTTTTGCAACCCCAATATCT is drawn from Leadbettera azotonutricia ZAS-9 and contains these coding sequences:
- a CDS encoding mannitol dehydrogenase family protein; the encoded protein is MNSIQLSQTNLSKLNKAIHTPSYDRNQRSPAIVHLGLGHFHRAHMAFFLDALLKTGITRAGIFEVNLVPDRLPIGKILKEQDYLYTLLTKSGAGNHSEAPSGKEDAIVIGSILSYANASDSLAEKNRLIEKVASGETALVSLTITEKGYCFIPADFTLDLNHPAIKHDLEHPEDPQSAVGFLAAVLSKRSASNRQPLTIMSCDNFPSNGETLSRLIRTFCEKVYPSCISWIEENVAFPCSMVDRITPNTTPAHSKELEEKFGIIDNWPVCSEDFIQWVLEDNFLLPPGSAFNPKDFAKVGVQLVKDVEPYEHMKQRILNGSHSALAYTSYLMGIRKVDEAMADPQIFKFVRSLYMEEAGAALPPIEGVDLKAYKDTTANRFCNPNISDTILRLCEDGSTKIPNFILRPLKDALQQNLGYHAFVFALAGWARFLTGSDEQGQPIPINDPNADALKAVAAQARENPAAFLRSIGVADISDDAFGKLTALFKDYLEKFYSKGARESLGEFLKQ
- a CDS encoding redox-sensing transcriptional repressor Rex, translated to MVKPRVPAAPSVRRLPSYLHVINNLPVEGEYISGTFIAEELNLDSIQVRKDLAITGVTGKPKKGYRIEALRDAIENFLGWDKGFDAVLVGVGNLGSALMGYSELVRHGLHIIAAFDNNPRMVGKRVHGIPILNTKTMDIQLRTLGAKIAILSVPAEAAQETADVLIRAGITGLWNFTNVKLKTPEGIIVQKEDISSGYAMLCVRMKE